The DNA region GGCCGTCTGCATCCGCCCGGCCACCGCCGCGCCCTCGCCGATGACCTCGAAGAATTCGGTCTGCGTGGGGCCTGGGGCGAGCGCGAACACCTTGACGTCATGCTGTTTGGCTTCGTACCACAGCGACTGAGAAAAACTTTGAACGAATGCCTTCGCCGCCGAGTAGACAGCAAGCGAGGGAACCGGCTGAAACGCGGTGGTGCTGGAGACGTTGACGATGGCTCCCTGCCCCCGCTCGACCATTGCCGGCAGAAACGCATTGCACATATCCACCACGGCCCGGACGTCCACGGCGATCACGCGAGCGAACTCCTCGCCACTGCCGCTCACAAACGGGCCTTGCGTGGCGAAGCCGGCGTTGTTGACCACGAGGTCGAAATCCCCAACGAGCCGCTGGCGCAGGGCTGCCCCCGCCCGGTCGACCGACAGGTCGAACGCAACCGTCTCGCAGGTGATCCCGTGTGCCGTTCTCAGCTCGCGCGCAACGCGCTCAAGCCTCTCCTCGCGCCGCGCGACCAGAACGAGATCCGAGCCGCGCGCGGCCAATTCCCACGCGAATGCCATCCCGATGCCCGAACTGGCGCCGGTGACGAGCGACCGTGACGGTCGAAAAGACATCGCACT from Segniliparus rotundus DSM 44985 includes:
- a CDS encoding SDR family NAD(P)-dependent oxidoreductase, translated to MSFRPSRSLVTGASSGIGMAFAWELAARGSDLVLVARREERLERVARELRTAHGITCETVAFDLSVDRAGAALRQRLVGDFDLVVNNAGFATQGPFVSGSGEEFARVIAVDVRAVVDMCNAFLPAMVERGQGAIVNVSSTTAFQPVPSLAVYSAAKAFVQSFSQSLWYEAKQHDVKVFALAPGPTQTEFFEVIGEGAAVAGRMQTAKQVAATGMRALDRRSTPPYVVSGIANSWAARLAALAPRRLLIPFVARILHPMRPAPPS